One Bacteriovorax sp. PP10 DNA window includes the following coding sequences:
- a CDS encoding methyl-accepting chemotaxis protein, giving the protein MLKKFGLQKYLLFIVFGVVLLSFLSSLFTVIYIQKNMNELLAATEEGTGSSTSIIELSIDISSVQSGLSPLLTEKDPDVLEASIIKIKDKIKEVSGDIEKCRFDCQKVAALDKQYQEKVTELIDKKILLGKTAEAIEYFIQDVSPIYLQSMTELEARGETIKKDAEASIKKSQEQALQLKIAIIASSAFMIFVIILGGLSFRKGLVQVLKQISEKLNGSTSTLHETSTKVGTTSDFLSESSNHQNASIQATSQAVQEISSMTEINRNNVMISTKNAKQSQTKITEGKSAISQMIKSINQISDSNKHMIDQINRNDAEFAEVIAVIKDIDDKTKVINDIVFQTKLLSFNASVEAARAGENGKGFAVVAEEIGKLAVMSGQSADEISKLLNSSVQRVNDIVKHSQSSMITIVESGKDTIVEGNRNAENCNIIFDQISAESENICSILEEINNGTQEQSKGIEEVNKSMLQLNDVANNSQRVAQESQQMSAKLGEQSESLGQVVDELMTMLDGNKAS; this is encoded by the coding sequence ATGCTTAAGAAATTTGGATTACAGAAATATTTATTATTTATTGTTTTTGGAGTTGTATTACTTAGCTTCCTTTCATCTCTTTTTACCGTGATCTACATTCAGAAAAATATGAATGAACTTCTTGCTGCTACTGAAGAGGGCACTGGAAGTAGCACAAGCATTATTGAGCTTTCTATCGATATCTCTTCAGTTCAATCAGGTCTCTCACCTCTTTTAACCGAGAAAGACCCGGACGTTCTTGAAGCTTCAATTATTAAGATCAAAGACAAAATCAAAGAAGTTTCAGGTGATATCGAAAAATGTCGTTTTGACTGCCAAAAAGTAGCCGCACTCGATAAACAATATCAGGAGAAAGTAACTGAACTTATCGACAAAAAAATACTTCTGGGAAAAACGGCCGAAGCGATTGAATACTTTATTCAGGATGTAAGTCCCATTTATCTTCAATCAATGACAGAACTGGAAGCTCGTGGCGAAACTATCAAAAAAGACGCCGAAGCTTCAATTAAAAAATCTCAAGAGCAAGCACTACAGTTAAAAATTGCTATCATTGCCTCAAGTGCCTTCATGATTTTTGTGATCATCCTAGGTGGTCTTTCATTTAGAAAAGGACTGGTTCAGGTACTAAAGCAGATCTCAGAAAAATTAAATGGAAGTACCTCTACTCTCCATGAAACCTCTACGAAAGTAGGAACAACAAGTGACTTCTTATCGGAGTCATCGAATCACCAGAATGCGAGTATTCAGGCAACATCTCAAGCGGTTCAAGAGATTTCGTCTATGACAGAAATTAACCGCAACAACGTTATGATCTCTACTAAAAACGCCAAACAAAGTCAGACGAAAATCACAGAAGGAAAATCAGCGATTTCTCAGATGATTAAATCAATAAATCAGATTAGCGACTCTAATAAACACATGATTGATCAGATCAATAGAAATGATGCTGAGTTTGCTGAAGTAATCGCAGTTATTAAAGATATCGATGATAAAACGAAAGTCATCAATGACATCGTTTTCCAGACAAAACTCCTGTCTTTTAATGCTTCTGTTGAAGCCGCTCGCGCTGGAGAAAATGGAAAAGGATTCGCAGTTGTTGCGGAAGAAATTGGTAAACTTGCCGTGATGAGTGGCCAGTCTGCTGATGAGATTTCAAAGCTTCTCAATTCAAGTGTTCAAAGAGTTAATGACATCGTAAAGCACTCACAATCTTCGATGATAACGATCGTGGAGAGTGGAAAAGATACGATTGTTGAAGGAAATAGAAACGCTGAAAATTGCAATATCATCTTCGATCAGATCAGTGCTGAATCAGAGAATATTTGCAGTATTTTAGAAGAAATTAACAATGGAACCCAAGAGCAAAGTAAAGGGATTGAAGAAGTGAATAAATCGATGCTTCAGTTGAATGATGTTGCTAATAATAGTCAGAGAGTGGCGCAGGAATCGCAGCAAATGTCAGCTAAACTTGGCGAGCAGTCTGAGTCGCTTGGGCAAGTTGTGGATGAATTAATGACTATGCTTGATGGAAATAAGGCCAGCTAA